Proteins found in one Quercus robur chromosome 2, dhQueRobu3.1, whole genome shotgun sequence genomic segment:
- the LOC126714570 gene encoding uncharacterized protein LOC126714570 isoform X7, whose protein sequence is MRRKRLYLEIYGREKSIAVECHATHLEARMEDQMIISLFLCDWNCSGICDVTLGGLRQSSTSNTEENVESFVVANLNDSCQFPVAVGLDTCGSQFDRIEGLIMYCSVEHDSYKEDRYLPAAVGVVVTNGLMSTVSEGYDCHIVNEISDPSSTAAELKSSENNQAEEVAILKHFKLKGIESATSFELGSQLPDDSSSLFDFLSLQKTSSTNQPPLNNYEEGHPLGSDIPPEEWSLYYLDPQGETQGPFLGVDIIKWFEQGYYGPDLPVRLSDAPDGSPFQELGSVMPNLRFRSGCASGNDLVTNLEPSDAVGGILEENMAASSSALDYKDCAVISSQKSAPSVHEATSGVSVQSRMPNQGYHSELQYRDDDSFQNFVRKDDEVIFPGRLGSSNGNSLRRPSTDIHGSFSSSMRHPSLANEYSETAMHNHQDDNMHPFGLSLSELKDSCAQSSNMSSSMGDQGHFVDPLVKRDATFVSQSSFGAMADQPFGETWTGDYRRNKHSNRNFHLGSLDIPHISHMEQECSAFDMTEHLMPQKLQMEQLQQQNFLSHPFRHVIGLGVENSSGLVLSQSNNPNSQQAVHHLEPDLEHLLALQRHELQQQHLLQQQQVHLHEMKLRQQQQQQSQIQQFLHHQISQPGYGQSKIDPLRDNPFDQIQMRKHLLHELQLNSHSSRHLDPMIEQIIQAKVGQNAAQGRQADILDLMLQPKHGNTITLEQHLRLQQEQAQVQQLSMTLRQQLGLEGERHNGGPWSVDEAGQFFINPTSHQQAVSARFNTPDFCLQQSRLSSHEEQLRNLSWNHALPEQIQQGVYDPSSMSFGRSMPLPASAPGTNLDSVNTSSHGLDLQERRLYRQSDDQLGSFSSGFPSHPQKASDEYYASHLDAIQSCSSGNNGRVENSWIEAQKQQLHLEALRQRMEAEVNVSSVDSNVWASAGGEENSRRGLMDLHQKMVLQSAQSSEIGYQHSVLPSRSQETFLLNSESNYSNFPFNLPPDQQLFLNDSFTKRPQDSNSSAFLQDHFVGVAVNEQKFNNLGKSERSPFGSNSGDQSFLLGTKDTSHVGYVNNSLIGKSATDKDLLELEGNVGKRHGSKGMISTSSSILEITENLSEKTETALGRELPFNAHSRHSSLSSAGGDGGGLFSYEMGLDKSLRGEDIGNDRLPSTLTKGFDSAFHTSHDVLLEPASASLVKPKNAMGMEASDEFGPLSEGGCELVGDHQASRKKDVHFQRTSSSSDASVSETLFIDMLKKPVLPETDVASGAPSESSDGGIQAGRSGKKKGKKGRQIDPALLGFKVSSNRIMMGEIQRFED, encoded by the exons ATGCGGAGGAAGAG GTTGTACTTGGAGATATATGGAAGGGAAAAATCAATAGCAGTGGAGTGTCACGCAACTCATTTAGAGGCAAGAATGGAGGATCAAATGATAATATCACTG ttTCTCTGTGATTGGAATTGTTCCGGCATCTGTGATGTGACGCTAGGTGGGCTGAGACAGAGTTCCACTAGTAATACTGAAGAAAATGTTGAATCTTTTGTAGTGGCTAATTTAAATGATTCTTGCCAATTTCCTGTTGCTGTGGGGTTGGATACTTGTGGTTCACAGTTTGATAGAATTGAGG GGTTAATTATGTATTGTTCTGTAGAACATGATTCTTATAAAGAAGATCGGTATCTTCCAGCAGCAGTTGGTGTGGTAGTAACCAATGGCTTGATGTCAACAGTTTCAGAGGGCTATGATTGCCACATTGTCAATGAGATTAGTGATCCCAGCAGTACTGCTGCTGAACTCAAATCTAGTGAAAATAACCAGGCAGAAGAAGTTGCaattttgaaacactttaagTTGAAAGGCATTGAGTCAGCTACTTCCTTTGAACTTGGCAGCCAGCTTCCTGACGATTCAAGTTCTCTGTTTGATTTTCTGTCTTTACAGAAAACTTCAAGCACTAATCAGCCACCTTTAAATAACTATGAGGAGGGGCATCCACTGGGAAGTGATATCCCACCTGAGGAATGGAGTTTGTATTATCTTGATCCTCAAGGGGAAACTCAGGGACCTTTTCTGGGAGTTGATATCATTAAGTGGTTTGAACAAGGCTATTATGGACCTGATTTACCAGTTCGCTTGTCAGATGCCCCTGACGGATCACCTTTTCAAGAACTTGGTAGTGTCATGCCAAATCTTAGATTTAGATCTGGGTGTGCCTCCGGCAATGATCTGGTTACAAATTTAGAACCATCTGATGCTGTTGGAGGCATCTTAGAAGAGAATATGgctgcttcttcttctgcaCTTGACTATAAAGATTGTGCTGTTATAAGTAGTCAAAAGTCTGCTCCATCTGTACATGAGGCTACCTCTGGTGTTAGTGTTCAGTCAAGAATGCCTAATCAGGGTTATCATTCTGAGCTCCAGTATCGCGATGATGATAGTTTCCAAAACTTTGTTAGAAAAGATGATG AAGTTATCTTTCCTGGAAGGCTTGGAAGTAGCAATGGTAACTCTTTGCGGAGACCTTCTACTGACATTCACGGTTCATTTTCCAGTTCTATGCGACATCCTTCCCTTGCAAATGAATATTCTGAAACTGCCATGCATAATCATCAGGATGATAATATGCATCCTTTTGGCCTCTCACTGTCTGAGCTCAAAGACAGTTGTGCTCAATCATCCAATATGTCATCAAGTATGGGTGATCAGGGTCACTTTGTTGATCCTTTGGTCAAGAGAGATGCCACTTTTGTGAGTCAGAGCTCCTTTGGTGCTATGGCTGACCAACCTTTTGGTGAGACATGGACTGGTGATTATAGAAGAAATAAACATTCTAACCGTAATTTTCATCTGGGTTCTCTAGATATTCCTCACATATCTCACATGGAGCAAGAATGCAGTGCTTTTGACATGACAGAGCATCTGATGCCACAAAAACTGCAAATGGAGCAACTTCAACAGCAGAATTTCCTTTCTCATCCCTTCAGACATGTTATAGGGTTGGGTGTTGAGAATTCTTCTGGTTTAGTTTTGTCTCAGAGCAATAACCCTAATTCCCAGCAGGCAGTCCATCATCTGGAGCCAGATCTGGAACATCTTTTGGCGCTTCAACGGCATGAGCTTCAACAACAGCATCTGTTGCAGCAACAGCAGGTTCATCTCCATGAAATGAAACTGCGGcaacaacagcagcagcagTCTCAAATTCAGCAGTTTCTGCATCACCAGATATCTCAGCCTGGTTATGGGCAGTCAAAGATAGATCCTCTAAGAGACAACCCTTTTGATCAGATTCAAATGAGGAAGCACCTTCTGCATGAGCTGCAGCTGAATTCTCACTCTTCAAGGCACCTTGATCCAATGATTGAGCAGATCATCCAAGCAAAAGTTGGCCAGAATGCCGCCCAAGGCAGGCAGGCTGATATTTTGGACCTTATGTTGCAGCCAAAGCATGGAAATACAATCACATTAGAACAGCATCTTCGTCTACAGCAAGAACAGGCGCAGGTACAGCAACTATCTATGACATTGAGGCAGCAGTTAGGGTTGGAGGGGGAAAGGCATAATGGTGGGCCTTGGTCAGTTGATGAAGCTGGTCAGTTTTTCATAAATCCTACTAGTCATCAGCAGGCTGTGTCAGCTAGATTTAACACGCCAGATTTTTGCCTGCAACAGAGTAGGCTTTCCTCCCATGAGGAGCAACTGAGAAATCTCAGCTGGAATCATGCTTTACCGGAGCAAATTCAGCAAGGTGTTTATGATCCTAGCTCAATGTCCTTCGGGAGGTCAATGCCTCTTCCTGCTAGTGCTCCTGGGACGAACTTGGACAGTGTAAACACTAGTTCTCATGGTCTAGATCTACAAGAGCGACGACTCTATAGGCAATCTGATGATCAACTTGGTTCTTTTTCTTCTGGTTTCCCATCTCATCCCCAAAAAGCGTCCGATGAGTATTATGCTTCTCATCTAGACGCAATTCAGAGCTGCTCCTCTGGGAACAATGGTCGGGTTGAAAATAGCTGGATTGAAGCACAAAAGCAACAATTGCATCTTGAAGCTTTGCGACAAAGAATGGAGGCAGAAGTTAATGTATCTTCTGTAGATTCAAATGTTTGGGCATCTGCAGGAGGTGAAGAGAACTCAAGACGAGGTTTGATGGACCTTCATCAAAAAATGGTTCTTCAATCTGCACAGTCATCTGAAATTGGTTATCAACATTCTGTATTACCTTCCCGAAGTCAGGAAACATTTCTGCTGAATTCAgagtcaaattattcaaattttccttttaatctTCCTCCAGATCAACAATTATTTCTGAACGACTCTTTCACAAAAAGGCCTCAAGACTCCAATTCAAGTGCCTTCTTGCAGGATCACTTTGTTGGTGTGGCTGTGAATGAACAGAAGTTCAACAATTTGGGAAAGAGTGAAAGGTCTCCCTTTGGATCTAATTCTGGAGACCAGTCGTTCTTATTGGGCACTAAAGATACTTCTCATGTTGGTTATGTAAATAATAGCCTAATTGGTAAATCAGCTACAGATAAAGACTTATTAGAGTTAGAAGGAAACGTGGGGAAGAGACATGGATCGAAGGGTATGATTTCAACAAGCAGTTCAATTTTGGAGATCACAGAAAACTTGTCAGAGAAAACAGAGACAGCATTGGGCAGGGAACTACCTTTTAATGCTCATAGTAGGCACAGCTCACTGAGTAGTGCTG GTGGTGATGGTGGAGGCTTATTCAGTTATGAGATGGGATTAGATAAATCACTCCGAGGAGAGGACATTGGTAATGACAG GCTGCCCTCTACTTTAACTAAAGGGTTTGACAGCGCTTTTCATACATCCCATGATGTTTTGTTGGAGCCAGCATCAGCTTCTCTTGTCAAGCCAAAAAATGCAATGGGCATGGAAGCCTCTGATG AATTTGGCCCACTTTCAGAAGGTGGGTGTGAGTTAGTCGGTGACCATCAGGCATCTAGGAAGAAGGATGTGCATTTTCAGAGGACCTCGTCTTCCAGTGATGCTTCTGTTTCCGAGACATTATTCATAGACATGCTCAAAAAACCAGTTCTCCCAGAGACTGATGTAGCTAGTGGGGCTCCTTCAGAGTCATCTGACGGTGGCATACAAGCAGGGCGAAGTggcaaaaagaaagggaagaaagGAAGACAGATTGATCCTGCCCTCCTTGGCTTCAAAGTCTCCAGCAACCGGATAATGATGGGTGAGATTCAGCGCTTTGAAGATTGA